The genomic interval AACACCGTTTCAAACCGCCGTGCAACGGGCCGGATATTTTCCAATGTCCGGAAAATCTCGGCATCGGTTTTCCAACGACTGGAAACCGCGCGCGCGGCCGAGGCATTCCATTGGTTGTGGATTCCGGGAATCGGAAGCTTCAGCCCTGCCATTAAGCTGTAAGGTTCGCATTTGGGGTTTCCGGAACAGATGCGTGCGGCAACGGGATCTGCGGAACAGTAAAATACGGTCTTTTTGGTCTGCCGGATGAGCTTTTCGAAACACCCGATAAATGCGGCTTCGGAGTCGTGATGCTCCATATGATCGTATTCGATATTGGTAATGATCGCGTAGTCCGGCGAATACCCGGAAACCGTGCCGTCAGATTCGTCAGCTTCCACCACCATGATTTCACCGTCGCGGGCGACTGCACCGTCGAACCCTGCAATTTCCCCACCGACAAAAAAGCCGCAATCGAGAATCTGGGCAATCATCGCTGAGGTCGTTGTTTTACCGTGCGTGCCGCTCACAGCAATGCAGATGCGGTTGCGCATCAGGGCCGGAAGGACTTCGCCGCGACGGGAAACCGGAATACCTTTTTCCAGCGCGGCCCTGATTTCGGGATGCCCATCCGGAACAGCAGTTGAACGGACTACCCAGTCGACGGAATCGGTGATGTGGGATTCCGCATGCCCGACAGCGATTTCCATCCCGTTTCCGGAGAGCCACCGGGTCTGACCATTCTGCTGCAGATCGCATCCGGTTACGGTGAACCCCCGCTCTTTCAGCAGCCATGCAATACCGGCCATTCCGATACCGCCGATACCGAGCAGATGCACGTGTCCGCCCTGCTCTATCAGCTGTTCAGCCCGATCCACCGGACTCATCTCAATCTCCACCCACTTTTTCAACAAGGTCGGCCAGCTGCTGTGCCGCATCGGACTGTCCCCGTTTTTTCATGGCAATGGCCATACGCTCGAGTCGTCCGGGTTTTTCAGACACGCGGATGATATAATCGCGCAGCCAGGTGGTACTGATATCCTCCTGGGCCACCACATCAGCAGCCCCGGAATCCTGCAGAATCCGGGCATTGCCCATCTGATGATCACGCACAGCGTGGGGATAGGGAATCAGCAGGGCCGGAACCCCGAAAGCGGCCAGCTCAGCACAGGTTGCGGCGCCGGACCGGCAGATGGCGAGATCACTGTTCAAATAGACCTCCTCCATGTGCTGCACAAAATGATAAACTTCGGCTTCAATTCCCGCTTTTTCATAAACTGCGGCAATGGGTTCGGTATCCTGCAGTCCGGCGATATGAATCACTTTTAGTGACACCCCTTTTTCAGCCACCAAGGCCAGCGAACGGGGAAGCTGCTCATTGAGCACCTGCGCACCGCGACTTCCGCCCATAATCATGATGCGCATCGGGCCGTCTTCCGCCCTGGGGATTCGCGGACGGTCACTGGCGGCCTGAATTTCCCGCCGAAGCGGCATCCCGGTACGGACGATATTGGAATGTTTGAGGTAATAGCTGGTTTTTTCGAAACTTACCGCCACCGTATCAGCCTTTCCCGCCAGCATGGAAACGGCACGGCCCGGCAACAGATTGGCTTCGTGAAGAACATAAGGGATATGCAGTTTACCTGCGGCCTTAACCGGTCCGAAGGAGGCATAGCTGCCCATCGCCAGAACCACATCCGGCGGTTTACGTTTCATTCTGGAAACAGCAAGCCGATAGGCCTTGAGTAACCGGAATACGGTCCGGACACTACGAAAGGAAAACCCGAACTGAAATCCCTCAGCGGGAATAGTGATGATTTCACCCTCCCAGCCCTTGACCGACTCGTGCTCAATGTCTTTTCCGGCGAGCCACAGCGTCACCTCGTGCCCACGCGAAGCCAGTTCATTCGCCGTGGCCAGGCCCGGAAAAATATGTCCGCCCGTACCACCGCATGCCACCCCGATTTTCAATTTCCGCCCCATTCAAACTCCCGTAAAAAAACAAGCGCAGGTTTTAGCACGCACCCCGACAGATTGACACGCTAATTTGTTAATGAAAGCTCGGAACAGTTCCCGATCATAAAAGTCTGTGTTGCCGGACAAACCACAGCATAAAGACCCATGGTTCGATTTCACTGATGAGTATGGCACGCTCAGACACCCCGTCTGCAGGAGCACGCGACCTGGCCGGAGGATTCTGTGACTGATTTTATTGATGCATTGGTATCCGGGGCTATAATCCGGCCAGTTATTACAGGAGATTTACGGATGGAAGAACTTGATCCCGTCAAACTGAAAGCCGAACTTGATCAGTTTAAGCGAGAAAAGGAAAAAATACGCCAGCTTATGGGACAGATCGGCGGCAAGGATGCGGAAAAGCAGGACCGATGGGTCAACCGTTTCTTTATTATTGCGATTGGTGCACTGGCCACCAACGACTTTGTGAATCATCTGCTT from Verrucomicrobia bacterium S94 carries:
- the murG gene encoding undecaprenyldiphospho-muramoylpentapeptide beta-N-acetylglucosaminyltransferase, with the translated sequence MGRKLKIGVACGGTGGHIFPGLATANELASRGHEVTLWLAGKDIEHESVKGWEGEIITIPAEGFQFGFSFRSVRTVFRLLKAYRLAVSRMKRKPPDVVLAMGSYASFGPVKAAGKLHIPYVLHEANLLPGRAVSMLAGKADTVAVSFEKTSYYLKHSNIVRTGMPLRREIQAASDRPRIPRAEDGPMRIMIMGGSRGAQVLNEQLPRSLALVAEKGVSLKVIHIAGLQDTEPIAAVYEKAGIEAEVYHFVQHMEEVYLNSDLAICRSGAATCAELAAFGVPALLIPYPHAVRDHQMGNARILQDSGAADVVAQEDISTTWLRDYIIRVSEKPGRLERMAIAMKKRGQSDAAQQLADLVEKVGGD